In one window of Acidovorax sp. HDW3 DNA:
- a CDS encoding ATP-binding protein, whose protein sequence is MNGPLLSASLQAARSPRAMRWALVVGVAVMCAIGLVLLFLLTLATNQRALYEANYHWLLGVNMLVAALLLGVLLWVLVRLGLRLKNKRFGSRLLFKLAGIFALVGLVPGLLIYVVSYQFVSRSIESWFDVKVEGALVAGVNLARVTLDTLATDMAHNTRQASAQLAGVPDAAAGLVLERIRDQLGATDLVLWSGAGQALASVGQSRYELTPERPSVQQLRSVRVNQPLYQIEGLDDITQPQALQNARVKTLVLVSSAQLDLLQEPRFLQATLPLPAALVANAVAVQEANREYQERSLARGGLRRMYIGTLTLSLFLSVFGAVLLALLLGNQLARPLLVLAEGVREVAQGNLSPKAALQGRDELGGLTRSFALMTEQLADARSAVERSMGQLDAARANLQTILDNLTAGVLVLDAQGVLQSANPGATRILRAPLAAYQGRALVDVPELAAFGAAVQQQFASFAADRQLLHGLDHWQQSFVLHAPTGGNAHSGTSLVVRGAELPDAARLLVIDDITEIVSAQRSQAWGEVAQRVAHEIKNPLTPIQLSAERLQMKLSGKLPEAEEAILAKSVRTIVEQVSAMKRLVNEFRDYARMPTAELQPLDLNALVADVLQLYGSENALVPVHTELDPACPAIAGDAQQLRQVVHNLLQNAQDASAEQAAAAQQPAAPVRLTTHWNATSGRVRLTVSDSGGGFAPHILQRALEPYVTSKASGTGLGLAVVKKIADEHGARLDLVNRMENGKVAGAQVSLSFAPERMVGISQQV, encoded by the coding sequence ATGAACGGGCCCTTGCTGTCGGCCTCGCTGCAGGCGGCGCGCTCGCCACGCGCCATGCGCTGGGCGCTGGTGGTGGGCGTGGCGGTGATGTGCGCCATCGGCCTGGTGCTGCTGTTCTTGCTCACCCTGGCCACCAACCAGCGCGCGCTGTACGAGGCCAACTACCACTGGCTGCTGGGCGTGAACATGCTCGTCGCTGCCCTGCTGCTGGGCGTGCTGCTGTGGGTGCTGGTGCGCCTGGGCCTGCGTCTGAAAAACAAGCGCTTTGGCAGCCGCCTGCTGTTCAAGCTGGCGGGCATCTTTGCCCTGGTTGGCCTGGTGCCGGGGCTGCTGATCTACGTCGTCTCGTACCAGTTCGTCTCGCGCTCGATCGAGAGCTGGTTTGACGTGAAGGTCGAAGGCGCGCTGGTCGCCGGCGTGAACCTGGCGCGCGTCACGCTCGACACCCTCGCCACCGACATGGCGCACAACACCCGCCAGGCCAGCGCCCAGCTCGCCGGCGTGCCCGACGCTGCCGCCGGCCTGGTGCTCGAACGCATCCGCGACCAGCTCGGCGCCACCGACCTGGTGCTGTGGAGCGGCGCCGGCCAGGCGCTCGCCAGCGTCGGCCAATCGCGCTACGAACTCACGCCCGAGCGCCCGAGCGTGCAGCAGCTGCGCAGCGTGCGCGTGAACCAGCCGCTGTACCAGATCGAGGGCCTGGACGACATCACCCAGCCGCAGGCGCTGCAAAACGCGCGCGTCAAAACCCTGGTGCTGGTCAGCAGCGCACAGCTCGATCTGCTGCAGGAGCCGCGCTTTTTACAGGCGACGCTGCCGCTGCCGGCGGCGTTGGTGGCCAACGCCGTGGCCGTGCAAGAGGCCAACCGCGAATACCAGGAGCGCTCGCTCGCGCGCGGCGGCCTGCGCCGCATGTACATCGGCACCCTGACCCTGAGCCTGTTCCTGTCGGTGTTCGGCGCCGTGCTGCTGGCACTGCTGCTGGGCAACCAGCTGGCACGCCCGCTGCTGGTGCTGGCAGAGGGCGTGCGCGAAGTGGCCCAGGGCAACTTGAGCCCCAAGGCCGCGCTGCAGGGGCGCGATGAACTGGGGGGGCTGACGCGCTCGTTTGCCCTCATGACCGAGCAGCTGGCGGACGCGCGCAGCGCCGTCGAGCGCAGCATGGGCCAGCTCGATGCGGCCCGCGCCAATCTGCAAACCATACTCGACAACCTGACGGCCGGCGTGCTCGTGCTCGACGCCCAGGGCGTGTTGCAATCGGCCAACCCTGGCGCCACGCGCATTCTGCGGGCGCCGCTGGCTGCCTACCAGGGACGCGCCCTGGTCGATGTGCCCGAGCTCGCCGCCTTTGGCGCCGCTGTGCAGCAGCAATTTGCCAGCTTTGCCGCTGACCGTCAGTTGCTGCACGGCCTGGACCATTGGCAGCAGTCGTTCGTGCTGCACGCGCCCACCGGGGGCAACGCGCACAGCGGCACCAGCCTGGTGGTGCGCGGTGCTGAACTGCCCGATGCCGCGCGCCTGCTGGTAATTGACGACATCACCGAAATCGTCTCTGCCCAGCGCTCGCAGGCCTGGGGCGAGGTGGCGCAGCGCGTGGCGCACGAGATCAAGAACCCGCTCACCCCCATCCAGCTCTCGGCCGAACGCCTGCAAATGAAGCTCTCGGGCAAGCTGCCCGAGGCCGAGGAGGCGATTTTGGCCAAGTCGGTGCGCACCATCGTCGAGCAGGTCAGTGCCATGAAGCGCCTGGTCAACGAATTCCGCGACTACGCCCGGATGCCCACCGCCGAGCTGCAGCCCCTGGACTTGAACGCCCTGGTGGCCGACGTGCTGCAGCTCTACGGCAGCGAAAACGCCCTGGTGCCGGTACACACCGAACTCGATCCCGCCTGCCCGGCCATCGCCGGCGACGCCCAGCAACTGCGCCAGGTGGTGCACAACCTGCTGCAAAACGCCCAGGACGCCAGCGCCGAGCAGGCCGCTGCAGCGCAGCAGCCGGCAGCGCCGGTGCGCCTGACGACGCATTGGAATGCGACCTCGGGCCGCGTGCGCCTGACGGTGAGCGACAGCGGCGGCGGCTTTGCGCCGCACATCCTGCAGCGCGCCCTGGAGCCCTACGTCACGAGCAAGGCCAGCGGTACCGGCTTGGGCCTGGCGGTGGTAAAGAAAATCGCCGACGAGCACGGCGCCCGCCTCGATCTGGTCAACCGTATGGAAAACGGCAAGGTGGCGGGGGCGCAAGTATCGCTATCATTCGCACCTGAACGGATGGTGGGGATTTCACAACAGGTGTGA
- a CDS encoding DUF4390 domain-containing protein — protein MTAFITHCCKSCRPERWAAALCLLLALCLAVPARAELPGEVVQMQLERSSEGLLLSARLQFELPELIEDALRQGIAIYFTTEAEVTRARWYWSDKVLAQAQRHQRLSYQPLTRRWRLHVADAPFDNAGLGLALGQSFDDYADALAALQRVSRWKIADPGQLDDGVRQQVQLRFRVDLSQLPRPLQIGALGQRQGWNLLLTRSQALAPLAESGSGGTP, from the coding sequence ATGACGGCTTTTATTACGCATTGCTGCAAAAGCTGCCGGCCTGAGCGCTGGGCGGCGGCCCTGTGCCTGTTGCTGGCGCTGTGCCTGGCGGTGCCGGCGCGCGCCGAGCTGCCGGGCGAGGTGGTGCAGATGCAGCTCGAACGCAGCAGCGAGGGCCTGCTGCTGTCGGCGCGGCTGCAGTTCGAGCTGCCCGAGCTGATCGAAGACGCCCTGCGCCAGGGCATTGCCATCTACTTCACCACCGAGGCCGAGGTCACGCGCGCGCGCTGGTACTGGAGCGACAAGGTGCTGGCGCAGGCCCAGCGCCACCAGCGCCTGTCGTACCAGCCGCTGACGCGGCGCTGGCGCCTGCACGTGGCCGATGCCCCGTTCGACAACGCCGGCCTGGGCCTGGCCCTGGGCCAGAGTTTTGACGATTACGCCGACGCCCTGGCAGCGCTGCAGCGCGTGAGCCGCTGGAAGATTGCCGACCCCGGCCAGCTCGACGACGGCGTGCGCCAGCAGGTGCAGCTGCGCTTTCGTGTCGATCTGTCGCAGCTGCCGCGCCCGCTGCAAATTGGCGCCCTGGGCCAGCGCCAGGGCTGGAACCTGCTGCTCACGCGCAGCCAGGCGCTGGCGCCGCTGGCCGAGTCGGGCAGCGGGGGCACGCCATGA
- the rsmB gene encoding 16S rRNA (cytosine(967)-C(5))-methyltransferase RsmB, translating into MTSSPTPSAQGPALWQQLAACAQALQAVRAGQSSSSALAPVPPALRAGVQALLFQVLRQLGRAQALRQQLAPRKPAPGVDALLCTALALAWDEAQAPYTAFTLVNQTVEAAKRGPAARQAGFVNACLRRFLRERTALVAATDAEPEARWNHPRWWVERLRKEQPQHWQAILQANNAHAPMALRINKRKTTLAQYQQALAAMNLIADSVGDCGLLLRQPQPVQQLPGWAEGWVSVQDLAAQQAAPLLLQGLAWPQGRALRVLDACAAPGGKTAHLLESASAAQPLAVTALEVDATRAARIDDTLARLGLQAQVLVADAARPQDWWPAHCGRQPFDAILLDAPCTASGIVRRHPDVRWLRRESDIAQLAAQQARLLAALWPLLAPGGRLLYCTCSVFHAEGDGQVQAFLARHSDACRLPAPGHLLPAAGQEGGAVTDNPARDHDGFYYALLQKLPA; encoded by the coding sequence ATGACTTCATCCCCCACTCCCAGCGCCCAGGGCCCGGCCCTGTGGCAGCAGCTCGCCGCCTGCGCCCAGGCGCTGCAGGCCGTGCGCGCCGGCCAGTCCAGCAGCAGCGCCCTGGCGCCCGTGCCGCCCGCACTGCGCGCCGGCGTGCAGGCGCTGCTGTTCCAGGTGCTGCGCCAGCTCGGGCGGGCGCAGGCGCTGCGCCAGCAGCTCGCGCCGCGCAAGCCGGCGCCGGGCGTTGATGCCCTGCTGTGCACCGCCCTGGCCCTGGCCTGGGATGAGGCGCAGGCACCCTACACCGCCTTCACCCTCGTCAACCAGACGGTGGAAGCGGCCAAGCGCGGCCCGGCGGCGCGCCAAGCCGGCTTCGTCAACGCCTGCCTGCGCCGCTTTTTGCGCGAGCGTACGGCCCTGGTTGCTGCCACCGATGCCGAACCCGAGGCGCGCTGGAACCACCCGCGCTGGTGGGTCGAGCGCCTGCGCAAAGAGCAGCCGCAGCACTGGCAGGCCATCTTGCAGGCCAACAACGCCCATGCCCCCATGGCGCTGCGAATTAATAAGAGAAAAACCACGCTGGCGCAGTACCAGCAAGCGCTAGCAGCTATGAATTTAATAGCTGATTCCGTGGGCGACTGCGGCCTGCTGCTGCGCCAGCCGCAGCCGGTGCAGCAGCTGCCGGGCTGGGCTGAGGGCTGGGTCAGCGTGCAGGACCTGGCAGCGCAGCAGGCCGCGCCCCTGCTGCTGCAGGGGCTGGCCTGGCCGCAGGGGCGGGCGCTGCGCGTGCTCGACGCCTGCGCCGCCCCTGGCGGCAAGACGGCGCACCTGCTCGAAAGCGCCAGCGCCGCCCAGCCGCTGGCGGTGACGGCGCTGGAGGTCGATGCCACGCGCGCCGCCCGCATCGACGACACCCTGGCGCGCCTGGGGCTGCAGGCACAGGTGCTGGTGGCCGATGCCGCCCGGCCCCAGGACTGGTGGCCGGCGCACTGCGGGCGCCAGCCGTTTGATGCCATCTTGCTCGACGCCCCCTGCACCGCCTCGGGCATCGTGCGCCGGCACCCGGACGTGCGCTGGCTGCGCCGCGAGAGCGACATTGCCCAGCTCGCGGCGCAGCAGGCGCGGCTGCTGGCGGCGTTGTGGCCGCTGCTCGCCCCCGGCGGGCGGCTGCTGTACTGCACCTGCTCGGTGTTCCACGCCGAGGGCGATGGGCAGGTGCAAGCGTTTCTTGCACGCCACAGCGACGCCTGCCGCCTGCCCGCACCGGGGCATTTATTGCCCGCAGCTGGCCAGGAGGGGGGTGCCGTCACGGACAATCCAGCCCGTGACCATGACGGCTTTTATTACGCATTGCTGCAAAAGCTGCCGGCCTGA
- a CDS encoding LemA family protein: MPDIPVLWAIAALLLFWLVGAYNRLVRLRAAVVRAFAALDQALLRLQALLAECDLAPAQVQGPVQAAQQALQAAAGQFGASLAQARQQPLQRGAITALAAGLAALDGAWQALVRAREDEDGPVAVAPWRAQWQICQTHQQLACTQFNTAVAQYNAAIAQFPPSLLAWLFGFRAAGTL; this comes from the coding sequence ATGCCCGATATCCCCGTCCTCTGGGCCATCGCTGCCCTGCTGCTGTTCTGGCTCGTGGGCGCGTACAACCGCCTGGTGCGCCTGCGCGCCGCCGTGGTGCGCGCCTTTGCCGCCCTGGACCAGGCACTGCTGCGCCTGCAGGCGCTGCTGGCCGAATGCGACCTGGCGCCCGCCCAGGTGCAGGGCCCGGTACAGGCGGCGCAACAGGCGCTGCAGGCGGCGGCCGGCCAATTCGGCGCCAGCCTGGCGCAGGCACGCCAGCAGCCCTTGCAGCGCGGCGCCATCACCGCCCTGGCCGCTGGCCTGGCAGCACTCGATGGCGCCTGGCAGGCCCTGGTGCGCGCGCGCGAAGACGAAGACGGCCCGGTGGCAGTCGCCCCCTGGCGTGCGCAGTGGCAAATCTGCCAGACGCACCAGCAACTCGCCTGCACCCAGTTCAACACCGCCGTGGCGCAGTACAACGCCGCCATCGCCCAATTTCCTCCCAGCCTGCTGGCCTGGCTGTTTGGCTTTCGCGCCGCAGGAACCCTATGA
- the rpoC gene encoding DNA-directed RNA polymerase subunit beta', with product MKSLLDLFKQFTPDEHFDAIKIGMASPEKIRSWSFGEVKKPETINYRTFKPERDGLFCAKIFGPIKDYECLCGKYKRLKHRGVICEKCGVEVTQTKVRRERMGHIDLAAPCAHIWFLKSLPSRLGLVLDMTLRDIERVLYFEAYVVTDPGMTPLKKFSIMSEDDYDAKLREFGDEFVAKMGAEGIKDLLESIDIEAEIERLRGDLTGSEVKVKKNAKRLKVLEAFKRSGIKPEWMVLEVLPVLPPDLRPLVPLDGGRFATSDLNDLYRRVINRNSRLRRLLELKAPEIIARNEKRMLQEAVDSLLDNGRRGKAMTGANKRALKSLADMIKGKSGRFRQNLLGKRVDYSGRSVITVGPYLKLHQCGLPKLMALELFKPFIFSRLEAMGIATTIKAAKKEVESGTPVVWDILEEVIKEHPVMLNRAPTLHRLGIQAFEPILIEGKAIQLHPLVCAAFNADFDGDQMAVHVPLSVEAQMEARTLMLASNNVLFPASGEPSIVPSQDVVLGLYHATRDKINGKGEGLVFADVGEVQRALDAKETELHAKISVRLTEWTKNKATGEFTSETKLVETTVGRALLSEILPKGLPFSNLNKALKKKEISKLINTSFRKCGLKETVVFADKLLQNGFRLATHAGFSVSIDDMLVPPQKADILARAEAEVKEIEQQYVSGLVTSGERYNKVVDIWGKAGDDISKVMMDQLKVQKTIDRHGNEVNQESFNAIYMMADSGARGSAAQIRQLAGMRGLMAKPDGSIIETPITANFREGLNVLQYFISTHGARKGLADTALKTANSGYLTRRLVDVTQDLVVNEQDCQTSNGSWMRAIVEGGEVIESLRDRILGRTAAEEVLHPENRSVLAPAGAMFDEDLIEELEAAGVDEVKVRTALTCETRYGLCAKCYGRDLGRGGLINLGEAVGVIAAQSIGEPGTQLTMRTFHIGGAASRAAIASSVEAKSNGLIGFNATMRYVSNTKGELVVISRSGEIIIQDDHGRERERHKVPYGAILTVKPDEAIKAGKILANWDPLTRPIITEYAGTTKFENIEEGLTVAKQVDEVTGLSTLVVIDPKRRGSAKVVRPLVKLIDANNQEVKIPGTEHAVAIGFQIGALIQVRDGQDVGPGEVLARIPVEGQKTRDITGGLPRVAELFEARTPKDKGSLAEMTGTISFGKETKGKVRLQITDPEGKVWEELIPKEKNILVHEGQVVNKGEHIVDGPADPQDILRLLGIEELSRYIVDEVQDVYRLQGVKINDKHIEVIVRQMLRRVVVEDPGETGYIQGEQVERSEILNTNERVQAEGKIPATYSNVLLGITKASLSTDSFISAASFQETTRVLTEAAIMGKRDELRGLKENVIVGRLIPAGTGLAYHQARKAKDAMDEAERRAIAEAEEAEMAAAANSDAHDVDASAADANAD from the coding sequence ATGAAATCGTTACTCGACCTGTTCAAGCAATTCACGCCGGATGAGCATTTCGATGCCATCAAGATCGGCATGGCCTCGCCCGAGAAGATCCGTTCGTGGTCTTTTGGCGAGGTGAAGAAGCCCGAGACCATCAACTACCGCACGTTCAAGCCCGAGCGCGACGGTCTGTTCTGCGCCAAGATTTTCGGCCCCATCAAGGACTACGAGTGCCTGTGCGGCAAGTACAAGCGCCTCAAGCACCGTGGCGTGATCTGCGAGAAGTGCGGCGTTGAAGTCACGCAGACCAAGGTGCGCCGCGAGCGCATGGGCCACATCGACCTGGCTGCGCCTTGCGCCCACATCTGGTTCCTGAAGTCGCTGCCGTCGCGTCTGGGCCTGGTGCTGGACATGACGCTGCGCGACATCGAGCGCGTGCTGTACTTTGAAGCCTACGTCGTCACCGACCCGGGCATGACGCCGCTCAAGAAGTTCTCCATCATGAGCGAGGACGACTACGACGCCAAGCTGCGCGAATTCGGTGATGAATTCGTCGCCAAGATGGGCGCCGAGGGCATCAAGGACCTGCTCGAATCCATCGACATCGAAGCCGAGATCGAGCGCCTGCGCGGCGACCTGACCGGCTCCGAAGTCAAGGTCAAGAAGAACGCCAAGCGCCTGAAGGTGCTCGAAGCGTTCAAGCGCTCGGGCATCAAGCCCGAGTGGATGGTGCTCGAAGTGCTGCCCGTGCTGCCGCCGGACCTGCGTCCGCTGGTGCCGCTCGACGGCGGGCGCTTTGCCACGTCGGACCTCAACGACCTGTACCGCCGCGTCATCAACCGCAACAGCCGTCTGCGCCGTCTGCTCGAACTCAAGGCGCCCGAGATCATTGCGCGCAACGAAAAGCGCATGTTGCAAGAGGCTGTGGACAGCCTGCTCGACAACGGCCGCCGTGGCAAGGCCATGACGGGCGCGAACAAGCGCGCGCTCAAGTCGCTGGCCGACATGATCAAGGGCAAGTCGGGCCGTTTCCGCCAGAACTTGCTGGGCAAGCGCGTGGACTACTCGGGCCGTTCGGTCATTACCGTGGGCCCGTACCTCAAGCTGCACCAGTGCGGTCTGCCCAAGCTGATGGCCTTGGAGCTGTTCAAGCCCTTCATCTTCTCGCGCCTCGAAGCCATGGGCATCGCCACCACCATCAAGGCGGCGAAGAAGGAAGTCGAATCGGGCACGCCGGTGGTCTGGGACATCCTCGAAGAGGTCATCAAAGAGCACCCGGTGATGCTCAACCGTGCGCCCACGCTGCACCGCCTGGGCATCCAGGCGTTCGAGCCCATCCTGATCGAAGGCAAGGCCATTCAGCTGCACCCGCTCGTTTGTGCGGCCTTCAACGCCGACTTCGACGGTGACCAGATGGCCGTGCACGTGCCGCTGTCGGTGGAAGCGCAGATGGAAGCGCGCACGCTGATGCTCGCGTCCAACAACGTGCTCTTCCCGGCCTCGGGCGAGCCCTCCATCGTGCCTTCGCAGGACGTGGTGCTGGGCCTGTACCACGCCACCCGCGACAAGATCAACGGCAAGGGCGAAGGCTTGGTGTTTGCCGACGTCGGCGAGGTGCAGCGCGCCCTCGACGCCAAGGAAACCGAGCTGCACGCCAAGATCAGCGTGCGCCTGACGGAGTGGACCAAGAACAAGGCCACGGGCGAATTCACCAGCGAAACCAAGCTGGTGGAAACCACCGTCGGCCGTGCCCTGCTGTCCGAGATCCTGCCCAAGGGCCTGCCGTTCTCCAACCTGAACAAGGCGCTGAAGAAGAAGGAAATCTCCAAGCTCATCAACACGAGCTTCCGCAAGTGCGGCCTGAAGGAAACCGTGGTGTTCGCCGACAAGCTGCTGCAAAACGGCTTCCGCCTGGCGACGCACGCGGGCTTCTCGGTGTCGATCGACGACATGCTGGTGCCGCCGCAAAAGGCCGACATCCTGGCGCGCGCCGAAGCCGAGGTGAAGGAGATCGAGCAGCAGTACGTCTCGGGTCTGGTGACCTCGGGCGAGCGCTACAACAAGGTGGTGGACATCTGGGGCAAGGCGGGCGACGACATCTCCAAGGTGATGATGGACCAGCTCAAGGTGCAAAAGACCATCGACCGCCACGGCAACGAAGTCAACCAGGAGTCCTTCAACGCCATCTACATGATGGCCGACTCCGGTGCTCGCGGTAGCGCGGCGCAGATCCGTCAGCTCGCCGGTATGCGCGGCCTGATGGCCAAGCCAGACGGCTCCATCATCGAGACGCCCATTACCGCGAACTTCCGCGAGGGGCTGAACGTGCTGCAGTACTTCATCTCCACCCACGGTGCCCGTAAGGGTCTGGCGGACACGGCGCTGAAGACGGCCAACTCGGGTTACCTCACGCGCCGCCTGGTGGACGTGACGCAGGACCTGGTGGTCAACGAACAAGACTGCCAGACCAGCAATGGCTCGTGGATGCGCGCCATCGTCGAGGGCGGCGAGGTCATCGAATCGCTGCGCGACCGTATCCTGGGCCGCACGGCGGCCGAGGAAGTGCTGCACCCCGAAAACCGCAGCGTGCTGGCCCCGGCCGGCGCCATGTTCGACGAAGACCTGATCGAAGAACTCGAAGCGGCGGGCGTGGACGAAGTCAAGGTGCGCACCGCGCTCACCTGCGAGACGCGCTACGGCCTGTGCGCCAAGTGCTATGGCCGCGACCTGGGCCGTGGCGGCCTGATCAACCTCGGCGAAGCCGTGGGCGTGATCGCTGCCCAGTCCATCGGCGAGCCCGGCACGCAGCTGACCATGCGTACCTTCCACATCGGTGGTGCCGCCTCGCGCGCTGCCATCGCCTCGAGCGTGGAAGCCAAGTCCAACGGCCTGATCGGTTTCAACGCCACCATGCGCTACGTCAGCAACACCAAGGGTGAGCTGGTGGTGATCTCGCGCTCGGGCGAAATCATCATCCAGGACGACCATGGCCGCGAGCGCGAGCGCCACAAGGTGCCGTACGGTGCCATCCTCACGGTCAAGCCCGACGAGGCCATCAAGGCCGGCAAGATCCTGGCCAACTGGGACCCGCTGACGCGCCCCATCATCACCGAGTACGCCGGTACCACCAAGTTCGAGAACATCGAAGAAGGTCTGACGGTGGCCAAGCAGGTGGACGAGGTCACGGGCCTGTCCACGCTGGTGGTGATCGACCCCAAGCGCCGTGGTTCGGCCAAGGTCGTGCGCCCGCTGGTCAAGCTGATCGACGCCAACAACCAGGAAGTGAAGATCCCCGGCACCGAACACGCCGTGGCGATTGGTTTCCAGATTGGCGCGCTGATCCAGGTGCGCGACGGCCAGGACGTGGGCCCGGGCGAGGTGCTCGCCCGTATCCCGGTCGAAGGTCAAAAAACTCGCGACATTACCGGCGGTCTGCCGCGCGTGGCCGAGCTGTTCGAGGCGCGCACGCCCAAGGACAAGGGCTCGCTCGCCGAGATGACCGGCACCATCTCCTTCGGCAAGGAAACCAAGGGCAAGGTGCGCCTGCAGATCACCGACCCCGAGGGCAAGGTGTGGGAAGAACTCATCCCCAAGGAGAAGAACATCCTGGTGCACGAAGGCCAGGTGGTCAACAAGGGCGAGCACATCGTCGATGGCCCGGCCGACCCGCAAGACATCTTGCGCCTCTTGGGCATCGAGGAACTCTCGCGCTACATCGTCGATGAAGTGCAGGACGTGTACCGTCTGCAGGGCGTGAAGATCAACGACAAGCACATCGAAGTGATCGTGCGCCAGATGCTGCGCCGCGTGGTGGTGGAAGACCCGGGCGAGACCGGCTACATCCAGGGCGAGCAGGTCGAGCGCAGCGAGATCCTCAACACCAACGAGCGCGTGCAGGCCGAGGGCAAGATCCCGGCCACCTACTCGAACGTGCTGCTGGGCATCACCAAGGCGTCGCTGTCCACCGACTCGTTCATCTCCGCCGCTTCCTTCCAGGAAACGACGCGCGTGCTGACCGAAGCGGCCATCATGGGCAAGCGCGACGAGCTGCGTGGCCTGAAGGAAAACGTCATCGTCGGCCGCCTGATCCCTGCGGGCACCGGCCTGGCCTACCACCAGGCACGCAAGGCCAAGGACGCCATGGACGAGGCCGAGCGCCGCGCCATCGCCGAAGCCGAGGAGGCCGAAATGGCCGCCGCCGCCAACAGCGATGCGCACGACGTGGACGCCAGCGCTGCTGACGCCAACGCCGACTAA